The genomic region aataactcaataaacggtctgtgaagaaaatatttttttcagcggatatcttagttacaacatgattgagctagcaaagcagttttgtgttgctatgtgtggtatttattcagttttgggaaatcacgatgtctagaaagcatcagctgacagggacagctaacagcagcagcaaagctaatatcaggacgtcatctattaaaagcctcccgttgtcggatacgacatgaaactactccagttagctcaatcatgttgtaactaagacacccgctggaaaaaatatttttgtcacggaccgtgaccggagttattacagacaccgctaacagctaacggcgttcctacgcccctacgtcgccccggtcaaaatggtcgcacaacgattacgtcacatacagagcccagtaactttacaggaaccttcctcctactccgctcttgtggagacacggcggttgagagggccgagcgagaggacgttcctgtagtagttcctgccccccaaatagtaccaggaacttcttcagtggaaacgggccttttgtATTGCTGCTCCGCATGTCGAATGCATGTTGGCCTGGCTGCCTAGAGAAGACAGGCTGTGTTAGCGCTgtccacagagacagagcaacatttctTGCTAAACTGTAGCACATCTGAAGACATGAGAACAAAGCTctttacaaaaattaaatgtaaactcCAAGACATTGATTCACTCTATGACCATACTAAAATGCAACATGGAAAAAACAGTGTCAGTGCCATACGTGCAGCAAGATATGACAGCGTTAAGAGAcaaccaacacaacaacataTAGTCCATCTCATCACAGATCACACTCTGCCTTTTAATTTCTGGCTATAATTTTGTAATAATACATTGTTGTTCATTTCTTtagttatatttatattatattttaagcCTTTAAAAAACTTGCAGACATTCTGCGACATACATGCATGTTACAACACCACAACGTTAGCATtccattaaaaataattatatgCTTACACTGTCTCAGTAGCTTCAGGTCAAACCAGCATTCTTCATTTTGGTCCACACTGATGGGAAATAGAGGGACAGCAGACAACAacattgaaaatattttcacacacCAAATCAAACAAAGTGAATTTTGGAGATCTGACTTGGAATAATGGTAGAAATGAGTAGACTGCCTGTTTGAGCATACTTGAGTGTCTTTAGACTGTAGCGTGAATCCATCTGTATTTCAGTCAGGAGCTTGGCTCCTTGATCTGTCAGGTGATTAAAGCTCAGGTCCAGGTCCCTGAGGGTGCAGTGGTCAGACCTCAGAGCTGAGGCCAAGGCGGCACATCCATCTCCTGTCACTTTACAGAATGACAGCCTACAGAAACCAAACAACTGACATTTTAGGCGTGTGGTACATGCCCTTATCAGCAGCAATTTTCACTTGCTAACATGACACAAACCCTATTTGATTAGTCATTTATCAGGCTCTCCCTTTGGACTTGCTGACATGTAGCACCAGGAATCACACTAGTTGACATTTTCAGAGCAGGGGGCAGACCAAAAGACGGAGAGGCAAAGCACTTGTACCCATAACACAGTAAAATGATTTTTAGAGGTAAATTTGCATGTGACAGTCATCCTCCAATACACTGTATGTATTTACCTCATCCTTATTGATAAGTAAAAAGGGTGCATAAAATATCTGAAACACTGTTAAGGAGGATGCAATATGACTCCACAGCAGCCCAACCACCTATGCTGATTAAACACCTCTCTAAAACAGTTCCAGAAAGCTGAGCATGATAAAATCCATGACTGCTATAAAACaccataatattaaaaaaacaaagctgtaTATTAAATTGGTAAAGTCAAAATCAATGAGCTATTTATTACGCTAACCTGAGTGTTTGCAAACAACAGTGTGGCTTTGTCAGTGCATCACAGAGTGCCATCACTCCTGAGTCCTGCAGGTCATTGTAGCTCAGGTCCAGCTTTGTAAGGCAGGAAGATTCAGAGCTGAGTGCTGAGGCCAATGTCTTACAGCCATTCTCAGTAAGGCTGTTATGACTGAGACTGAAAGACAAATGTAGAAATATCATTCAATTGCTTAACAGAATGTTTACAATACTTACTTTGTGTGGCATGTTGTACATATtagaatttattatttatatatccTAAACGTTCCCATTCACTTTGACGTTATTAAAATTAACCTTGTCAGACATTTTTAGCGTACTTACAACATGTtcttataaatataaataatgataTTTTTCCTGTATTGGATAGGAAAAGCATTAGCGTGtaagagggagggaaagaggggatgacatgcggCAAAGGGCTATGAGTTGGGACTGAACCCGCTGCTGCTGCACCAAGGACATAGCCTTTGTGCATGCTGCGCACACTGTACCAGGTGAGCTGGGGTTGCGCCACTTCTTTCTTCTATTTTGAATGATATTACAGTCTCTTACATACCTAAATACCTCAAGAGTGCAGTTTGCACTCATCAGCCAAGTAGACAGGATCTCCATTTCCGAATCTTTCAAACTGGTATCATTCAGCTCCAGCTCTCTCAGGTTGCTTGGGTTTGATGTGAGCACATTCACCAACACCTCACAGATTTTTGCAATCCTAGAATTTCTGTTCAGTCTTTTGATACAGAGATGACAAAACATGGGGTGTTTAGCAAACAATTTTACATtgcaaaataattaaatttagTGTTCATATGTTAAATATtgcttacagagacagagcttTAACAACAACGAAGGTATCAAGAAGTTTCAATAAAAGACAAAAGGACTGCAGCTATTCTGACGATGTCGATGATGCCTTTGTAGCCAAATACGTAATGTCTGCCATATTACACAGCCAAGAAGTTAGATGTAGAACCTTTTAGGGACGGGAGGATGAGaatagagggagagaggaataggaaagaaagaagaattttgtgttgttgctgtttttttttgtttttgtttttttctccctttttttcttgttttttctttataccatttttagagcattttgcttgttttgttttatgttgattATGTAAAGATGTATCTAATTGAAAGCATCAAtcagaaagaaaatgaataaataaaaagtattaaaaaaaaaagatgtagaaCCTTTTATCCATACTACAGTTTTGGAGGGAGTGGTAAAATGTGAGCAGTAGTAAATTGAGACTGACCTGAGCTTCTCCAGTGTAGGGCTGCCCAGCACAACAGAAAGCACAGAGCACAATGAACCTCCCAGTACATCGGCACTCAGCTCCAGTTCCCTTAGATGTGAGATGAATGATTTGATAGCTGATGCCAACTTTTCACACTGTGATTGTGAGTGTCCCGTACCTGAAAGACTACACAAAAGCAGGCCAAAAATGTCACATGAGTGCAGGGTTAAATGTTTCGGTCTGGACAGAAGTGGTTAAAAGATCAACTGAAAGGTCGATGAGGATGAAGTGTTGAGTTAGTGTCCCTCTTTGTTAGGGCTCATATTGTGGGGCTAATCCTTGATTGGCTGGCACATTACGCAATTTTTAGTGTATTAATCCTCGAGGATGAGAGGCAAAGCCCACTTAAATATGGCAAAATTACCTAGCTTTTTATGTATTTCACTTCTTATACAAATGCATAACTAGAATGTgctgaaaaagaagaagaaaacaaatagCAACACAATAAAATTAATGACAGTTTTACTCACCTCAAAGCTTCTAGTTTACACTGAGGGTTTAGCAGTCCCTCAAGGAAGCTCTCAAGAGTGTTCTCATAAAAGGTACTGTTTGTCAGGTGCAGTTCAGTTAGCACAGAGTTTGGCATTCGAAGACCTGAGGAGATTGTTTCACAAAGCCAAGATGTAAGATCCACCCCTGAGATTCtgcagaaattaaaaaagacaatCATGCAAGCTAAAGAGTACCAACTTGTGTACATAAGTAATCCTACCTTTCTGCTCATATGGCACACAACAtcattttattatctttttttatgtaaagtGAATGACAAATTGATCGCATGCAATCCAGATATACCACAGTTTAAGTAACCAACTCACCTTACTTTTCTGCTGTTCCTCACAGCTGGGACAAGCCTAAAAATACCCTTTACTGATGGTCTGTATTTCTTCAGGTTGAATTCATCTAGAGGCGTATTTGACATGAGAATTGAGTCGGCCAGGGCTGAGCACTGAACAGGGGAGAGCTGCGTTTCTGGAGCTTGATCTGGTTTCAGATACTTCTGTACAGTATCATGTAGAGAGCTATCTTTCAGCTCGATCAGGCAGTGAACAAGGTTCAGACATCTTTCAGGTGAGCAGTCACCCAAATCGATTTCTAAGAGACTTGTCCTAATTTCCTCAACAACTGTAGAGTGTTCCTCTTCCTGTTGAATCAGGCCTTGAAGCAGTTCTTGTGTTGATTGTAGCGACATGCCAATAAGGAACCTGAGGAACATGTCCAGTTCTCCTGTCTTTCTCAGAGTTGAATTAGCTACTGAAATTTCCATCAGCTCATCCAAAGGTAAATCAACTGGATCTGCATCCAGGATAGGCTTGAGTTCTTCGTCAGATCCTTTGAGCAGGAAATCCTTGAGGCTTAGAGAATCTATTTTCTTTCTTGCAAAACTGTGGTAcacaaacagagcagcaaaGTACTCCTGGACTGTCAGATGCACAAAGCAGTAGAGTTTCTTTGTGTTGAACACACTCTCTTCTTTGAATATCTCTGTGCACAACCCACAGTAAACTCCAGCTTTGTGTATGTCGATGTCATAGTTTTTCAGGTCATTGGCGGTAAATATAATTTTGCCTTCATTCAGATGTTCAAATGCCATCCTGCCTAACTGAAAAATGAATCCTTCGTTCGACTTAAAGATCGCCTCTGTATCtgattcattttgtttgtcGTACTTTTCAGTGGCTACCTGCATTTGAATGCAAAGGAAGTGCGTGTACATCTCAGTGAGAGTTGTGGGTATCTTTATGTCTTCATCTTGAGTTTTGTCCATTTTTAGCAGCAAGTGTGCAAGAACTTTTGCTGCAAGCCAACAGAAGATAGGTATGTGACACATGATGTATAAGCTCCGGGACTTCATAATGTTGTTGATAATTCTCTCAGCAACCGCCTTGTCCTCAACTCTCTTTCTGAAGTACTGTATTTTTTGTGGATCATTAAATCCTCTGACCTCAGTCCACTGGTATATATACTGGCGAGGGATGCGCTGAATGGCTCCTGGTCTTGAGGTTATCCAGACAAGAGCAGACGGAAGAAGATGCTCCCGGATGAGGTTGGTCACCAGAGTGTCCACTGATGATTCCTTTGTGACATCTACCAATCTTTTGGCTGTTTTGAAATTCAGTTGAAGCTGGCTTTCATCGAGACCATCAAAAATGAACAGAACGTTGTGATTAGTGAATATTCTTGCAACTGATATATTCTTAAGTTCTGGATGGAATTCTCTCACAAGTGTCTCAAGGCTAAACTGATCATCTATGACCAGATTTAGCTCTCTGAATGGTAGCACAAAGATGAAGTCCAGGTCCCGATTGGCGCTCCCATCTGCCCAGTCAAGGATGAACTTCTTCACTGAGACAGTTTTTCCAATGCCAGCAATTCCTTTGGTCATCACGGTCCTGATAGCTCTTACTCCTCCTCTGTCTTGCTCAGATGACACGCTATCTTCTAGTGTGCTTTTAAAGATGTCATTGCAGTTGATTTTAGTGCCCTCAGCTGTTTGACACCTTGCCTTATCTTCAATCTCCCAGATCTCATGTTCTACATTGACACGTTCACTCTCTCCCTGTATAATGTGAAGCTCTGTGTAAATTTTGTCCAGTGATTTTGCATCCATGGGATCTTTCTCAGTGCCTTCAAACTCATATCTGAACCTTTTCCTCAGATATGCTTTGTGCTTTTTGATGACTTCCTTGACAACTTCTTCAGCTGCAATGAAAGAGTGCAGTGATGTCAGAGCATAATCAAAGTAGTTTCTTGAGGACCACCGCAAAATTTTGAACAGTGTAGTAGTGATGGGTGAAAATGACCGAACAAATCTTTTTGAACAACTCTTTTTAATATCTTTTATGTACCATTCAGCCTGTCAAACATCTGAGTGCTCATGAATCTGTAATGTGTTGTAAGGTGGTGCAGCAAAGGCACTGAATGAACAAGTGAGGACTGATTAAATCAGATTTGAGTCGAGACCTCCGCCAGCCAAGGCCAATGACGCATTCAAATGCTCCTCAAATGATAATTATTCTGACTTCGGTGTGCTGATGAACTTTAAGTTGTACTGCTGAAGCAACATGGACACTACAAACAAGATGTGTTGGATTTTATTGCTCAGTGTTTAAACAACACGTTAATAACaaagagcagagggaaacaGATCAGCTGAGCCATGAAATATGATCAGGAATTAATTTTGTCAGACTATTCCCAGAACACATCAATAGCATAAGGCTGCGGGGGTAACACAGACGTCTGCTTCTTAACCCTGAGAGAAAGGCAGATTGTGGGCTTACATGACCTACCTATATACAAGCCAGATTTGGAATCAATGcattaaaattaatgttttatctCATTAATTTTTGTGGAGTGGGCGGCACTAGCTGTCAAACATGCATGGACTGTCACTGAGAAACTGACACCATATTTTGCAAAAAGTTTCAAAACTCAAAAGGTTCAAAGAGTTCGATACATTTACATGTATGaactcaggctgttctcatgcactgttcgcaCATTTTCCAATGAAAAGGAATGCACCAAATTTCCCACATATCTTAcataatgatgagccagtaTATTGTACATACCCTACGTATTTTGTAAGGCTGTAACCACGTGACCACTGCGCCAATGGGAATAGAGAAAATAGAGGGCATTTGTCTCGTAAGAGGGCAGTTTGGGGTAGCGGATGAGTCTTTGTGTCcacaggagaccagtgttcagaaCAGTGTGGAGTTGtttgaactttgagtcattttaaggtacgtcgccaccacgtttcttttcctaaatcttaCCACAGTATCTTTACTTGCTTAAACCTGAAGATGCCCACCATTTTCCTTTTCCCAAACCCAACTTTAGtaactttaaatgaagtgtgtaaCTTTACGATACCGTCATTTGTGGGGCAccaattcgtaggatatcatacaaactattATGTGAGCattttcgtaggatatcatatgcagcgttgtatgaggatacgttaATCAACTTGAAGGAATCGATACAGTAAAAAGAACTGGTCCGCCCATCACTACTGTGTAGTACATTTGATCTACTAATAATGTTTTATCACCAAGCTATACCATAGCTGAATATGGTGTCCTCGGTTTCTTACCACACAAACCATTCTAACATTCTATTATTACCATGTTTTAGACAAAGATCTCAACAGAGGTCAACATATCAAAAAAACATCTCACGTACTTTCACATGTCTCTGGCTGAACCTCCCGAAGGATGTTATAGAAGGCAGATTTGGCTTTTACAGATGTGAGGGTCCTGTAGAGCAGCCTCATCTGCTCCTGGCTGGTCCGGGCAGCCTCGATGTTGTTGTACATCTCTTTCTGCATTATGTTCCTCTGGAGCATCTCATCCGCTATTTTTATCACTAAAGTGACGTTCTGAATCAGCTTGGCCCTGTTGTTGTCCACCCAGTTAGCCTCtttaaaaatgatgacaaacaCACAATGGCACATGTAATCATCTTTTCAAAGCAGAGTACCTGGGCTACAAGCATGCAGCAGAATGAGAGGCTTTTTTTGTGATGTGGCTTTTTATGATGACCAAATCAAGATTTGCGCCTCAAACTTAAACTCACCTTTCTCCTCCGTATTGGCTGAAGCAAGTTCATGGGTTTCAGAGAGGCAAGGACTGAAAAGTggcaaaaacaacataaaagtcATCAATTAATACTGCTTAGAACTATTAGTATTTGTGGTAACTTTTATTTATGTACACATAATAGTGTTTTAGTGTCAATGCAAGTCTTACCTTTGGCTGTTAACTTCAACGACAGTGTATTCATGTGCCAGAGTGCTGCTCTTATTATTACAACTACATTTTTCAGAGGAAGTTTCCTCTTCTTGCCTCCTTAAAGTCCCCTCCTCTGTTGTCTCCTTTAAggctcctccctcctcctgctgagacgactttctctgcaggagagGAGACGCCTCTCTACTTTTCACTGTGGTGGAAACCTCATCTTTCTTTTGGTCACACTCATTTTCCTTTTTACAGAGTGCAGAGCACTGGCTCCCCATGATGTTGTGTCCTCGGTGTCAGCTCAGTAAATCTGTCATTTGGAAAGTATTTAAATGTCAACAAGTTCTTTTTGGACATGCTTCCCTACAAACATAGCTGTGCTCAGAACAGCCAAACTTGCTTTCATTGTTGTAGGGGGTTTACAACAAATCAAACTGCCcttaaaagtgaaaataaaaacatttttgatctgcatccattttttatttattaatttgacaCATATTAGCAGTgatgtagtggagggtatacgcagGTATATGGACTATACCCACCTTTTTTTCTGACTGTTTACAGCATCTCTTCCTATCAACCAAGAATCCATTGGAATATATAGTAGAgcggtggttcccaactggtgggtcacagtccaaaagtggtcacaggtccattctgaatggaccacaagtgactcacaaacacactttctTACTAAGTgaagtgaatttctggcacagagcttttactttgaaggtgttttttttacaggcaAATTCATGCATTAACAAACTGTTTAACTGTGTCTAAAGTAAAAGCAATGTCTGAgctgtatttttctttatcaAGACTCTAAAAACAACTCTTGACGCTTTTGATTTTACCAAAACAATATGTAAGATATATGACTGGACTATTCATCTGCATTTTTTGGTATACATTTAAATATCTATTTCCACACAAACAGGCACAGACGCATTCCAATGTGTTGTTTTACCTTTGAGTCTGAGTCCCTGCGGTAAGCTGCAGCAGGAAATGTGAGCGTGTTGCATTTTCAACAGGGTGTATCAGCTTGTGAACGATACTAAGAAAGACAGCTTTTATCAGACACAGGAAGCCCAAAATTTGGTAGGCGGACCCAACTGAGTGTGAgtgaagtttgtgtgtgtgtgtgtgtgtgtgtgtgtgcgtgtgtgtgtgtgtgtgtgtgtgtgtgtggcaggaaGGGAGTGGGGCGGGACAAAGAGAAAGGAAAGGCTCTTGCTGCTCCACAGAAACTCCAAAACAGTTTAataccttttcttttttattcttttaagtGGCACAGCTCTCGCACATCAGACCACATCACCAATTTTAGTGCAAGATCCAACAGCCTCCAAGTCCATTCAGGCTGTTTCATGTGTCCATGTTTTTGAGTCCAGACTCACTGCAGGTTGACTGGTTGTCTAACTCAGATATCATACATTTAAGCCAGACAGTTGGCAGCTTTCCTTTGTTAATAATTAACCAGAGTTTCACTGTACTGGGCTACATTT from Epinephelus lanceolatus isolate andai-2023 chromosome 18, ASM4190304v1, whole genome shotgun sequence harbors:
- the LOC117267806 gene encoding NACHT, LRR and PYD domains-containing protein 3-like isoform X1 — encoded protein: MGSQCSALCKKENECDQKKDEVSTTVKSREASPLLQRKSSQQEEGGALKETTEEGTLRRQEEETSSEKCSCNNKSSTLAHEYTVVEVNSQSPCLSETHELASANTEEKEANWVDNNRAKLIQNVTLVIKIADEMLQRNIMQKEMYNNIEAARTSQEQMRLLYRTLTSVKAKSAFYNILREVQPETCETEEVVKEVIKKHKAYLRKRFRYEFEGTEKDPMDAKSLDKIYTELHIIQGESERVNVEHEIWEIEDKARCQTAEGTKINCNDIFKSTLEDSVSSEQDRGGVRAIRTVMTKGIAGIGKTVSVKKFILDWADGSANRDLDFIFVLPFRELNLVIDDQFSLETLVREFHPELKNISVARIFTNHNVLFIFDGLDESQLQLNFKTAKRLVDVTKESSVDTLVTNLIREHLLPSALVWITSRPGAIQRIPRQYIYQWTEVRGFNDPQKIQYFRKRVEDKAVAERIINNIMKSRSLYIMCHIPIFCWLAAKVLAHLLLKMDKTQDEDIKIPTTLTEMYTHFLCIQMQVATEKYDKQNESDTEAIFKSNEGFIFQLGRMAFEHLNEGKIIFTANDLKNYDIDIHKAGVYCGLCTEIFKEESVFNTKKLYCFVHLTVQEYFAALFVYHSFARKKIDSLSLKDFLLKGSDEELKPILDADPVDLPLDELMEISVANSTLRKTGELDMFLRFLIGMSLQSTQELLQGLIQQEEEHSTVVEEIRTSLLEIDLGDCSPERCLNLVHCLIELKDSSLHDTVQKYLKPDQAPETQLSPVQCSALADSILMSNTPLDEFNLKKYRPSVKGIFRLVPAVRNSRKVRISGVDLTSWLCETISSGLRMPNSVLTELHLTNSTFYENTLESFLEGLLNPQCKLEALSLSGTGHSQSQCEKLASAIKSFISHLRELELSADVLGGSLCSVLSVVLGSPTLEKLRLNRNSRIAKICEVLVNVLTSNPSNLRELELNDTSLKDSEMEILSTWLMSANCTLEVFSLSHNSLTENGCKTLASALSSESSCLTKLDLSYNDLQDSGVMALCDALTKPHCCLQTLRLSFCKVTGDGCAALASALRSDHCTLRDLDLSFNHLTDQGAKLLTEIQMDSRYSLKTLNVDQNEECWFDLKLLRQSRPTCIRHAEQQYKRPVSTEEVPDACDLTLDPNTAGVNAILTEENKKATYVHEKQPYSDHPDRFDSCQVLCEEGLTGRHYWEVDCDSADVGVAYKSIDRAGDCSSEFSLGRNEKSWCWCYDGCFYHNYSHRNFLDRRTYQSTIGVYLDWPAGILSFFEVFPDALTHLYTVHTTFSEPLHPGFSFSNGSIHLLKLK
- the LOC117267806 gene encoding NACHT, LRR and PYD domains-containing protein 3-like isoform X3 — encoded protein: MGSQCSALCKKENECDQKKDEVSTTVKSREASPLLQRKSSQQEEGGALKETTEEGTLRRQEEETSSEKCSCNNKSSTLAHEYTVVEVNSQSPCLSETHELASANTEEKEANWVDNNRAKLIQNVTLVIKIADEMLQRNIMQKEMYNNIEAARTSQEQMRLLYRTLTSVKAKSAFYNILREVQPETCETEEVVKEVIKKHKAYLRKRFRYEFEGTEKDPMDAKSLDKIYTELHIIQGESERVNVEHEIWEIEDKARCQTAEGTKINCNDIFKSTLEDSVSSEQDRGGVRAIRTVMTKGIAGIGKTVSVKKFILDWADGSANRDLDFIFVLPFRELNLVIDDQFSLETLVREFHPELKNISVARIFTNHNVLFIFDGLDESQLQLNFKTAKRLVDVTKESSVDTLVTNLIREHLLPSALVWITSRPGAIQRIPRQYIYQWTEVRGFNDPQKIQYFRKRVEDKAVAERIINNIMKSRSLYIMCHIPIFCWLAAKVLAHLLLKMDKTQDEDIKIPTTLTEMYTHFLCIQMQVATEKYDKQNESDTEAIFKSNEGFIFQLGRMAFEHLNEGKIIFTANDLKNYDIDIHKAGVYCGLCTEIFKEESVFNTKKLYCFVHLTVQEYFAALFVYHSFARKKIDSLSLKDFLLKGSDEELKPILDADPVDLPLDELMEISVANSTLRKTGELDMFLRFLIGMSLQSTQELLQGLIQQEEEHSTVVEEIRTSLLEIDLGDCSPERCLNLVHCLIELKDSSLHDTVQKYLKPDQAPETQLSPVQCSALADSILMSNTPLDEFNLKKYRPSVKGIFRLVPAVRNSRKVRISGVDLTSWLCETISSGLRMPNSVLTELHLTNSTFYENTLESFLEGLLNPQCKLEALSLSGTGHSQSQCEKLASAIKSFISHLRELELSADVLGGSLCSVLSVVLGSPTLEKLRLNRNSRIAKICEVLVNVLTSNPSNLRELELNDTSLKDSEMEILSTWLMSANCTLEVFSLSHNSLTENGCKTLASALSSESSCLTKLDLSYNDLQDSGVMALCDALTKPHCCLQTLRLSFCKVTGDGCAALASALRSDHCTLRDLDLSFNHLTDQGAKLLTEIQMDSRYSLKTLNVDQNEECWFDLKLLRQCSQANMHSTCGAAIQKARFH
- the LOC117267806 gene encoding NACHT, LRR and PYD domains-containing protein 3-like isoform X2 is translated as MGSQCSALCKKENECDQKKDEVSTTVKSREASPLLQRKSSQQEEGGALKETTEEGTLRRQEEETSSEKCSCNNKSSTLAHEYTVVEVNSQSPCLSETHELASANTEEKEANWVDNNRAKLIQNVTLVIKIADEMLQRNIMQKEMYNNIEAARTSQEQMRLLYRTLTSVKAKSAFYNILREVQPETCETEEVVKEVIKKHKAYLRKRFRYEFEGTEKDPMDAKSLDKIYTELHIIQGESERVNVEHEIWEIEDKARCQTAEGTKINCNDIFKSTLEDSVSSEQDRGGVRAIRTVMTKGIAGIGKTVSVKKFILDWADGSANRDLDFIFVLPFRELNLVIDDQFSLETLVREFHPELKNISVARIFTNHNVLFIFDGLDESQLQLNFKTAKRLVDVTKESSVDTLVTNLIREHLLPSALVWITSRPGAIQRIPRQYIYQWTEVRGFNDPQKIQYFRKRVEDKAVAERIINNIMKSRSLYIMCHIPIFCWLAAKVLAHLLLKMDKTQDEDIKIPTTLTEMYTHFLCIQMQVATEKYDKQNESDTEAIFKSNEGFIFQLGRMAFEHLNEGKIIFTANDLKNYDIDIHKAGVYCGLCTEIFKEESVFNTKKLYCFVHLTVQEYFAALFVYHSFARKKIDSLSLKDFLLKGSDEELKPILDADPVDLPLDELMEISVANSTLRKTGELDMFLRFLIGMSLQSTQELLQGLIQQEEEHSTVVEEIRTSLLEIDLGDCSPERCLNLVHCLIELKDSSLHDTVQKYLKPDQAPETQLSPVQCSALADSILMSNTPLDEFNLKKYRPSVKGIFRLVPAVRNSRKVRISGVDLTSWLCETISSGLRMPNSVLTELHLTNSTFYENTLESFLEGLLNPQCKLEALSLSGTGHSQSQCEKLASAIKSFISHLRELELSADVLGGSLCSVLSVVLGSPTLEKLRLNRNSRIAKICEVLVNVLTSNPSNLRELELNDTSLKDSEMEILSTWLMSANCTLEVFSLSHNSLTENGCKTLASALSSESSCLTKLDLSYNDLQDSGVMALCDALTKPHCCLQTLRLSFCKVTGDGCAALASALRSDHCTLRDLDLSFNHLTDQGAKLLTEIQMDSRYSLKTLNVDQNEECWFDLKLLRQYACDLTLDPNTAGVNAILTEENKKATYVHEKQPYSDHPDRFDSCQVLCEEGLTGRHYWEVDCDSADVGVAYKSIDRAGDCSSEFSLGRNEKSWCWCYDGCFYHNYSHRNFLDRRTYQSTIGVYLDWPAGILSFFEVFPDALTHLYTVHTTFSEPLHPGFSFSNGSIHLLKLK